A window from Pseudomonas alloputida encodes these proteins:
- the cysK gene encoding cysteine synthase A: MSRIFADNAHSIGNTPLVQINRIAPRGVTILAKIEGRNPGYSVKCRIGANMVWDAESSGKLKPGMTIVEPTSGNTGIGLAFVAAARGYKLMLTMPASMSLERRKVLKALGAELVLTDPAKGMKGAIEKANEIVASDPEQYFLPGQFENPANPAIHEKTTGPEIWNDTDGAIDVLVAGVGTGGTITGVSRYIKHTQGKAILSVAVEPVASPLISQTLAGEELKPSPHKIQGIGAGFVPKNLDLSIVDQVETVTDEESKAMAIRLMQEEGILCGISCGAAMAAAVRLAEKPEMQGKTIVVILPDSGERYLSSMLFSDMFSEQETQQ; the protein is encoded by the coding sequence ATGAGCCGTATCTTCGCAGACAACGCCCACTCCATCGGTAACACGCCGCTGGTGCAGATCAACCGCATCGCTCCGCGCGGTGTGACCATCCTGGCCAAGATCGAAGGGCGCAACCCCGGGTACTCGGTCAAATGCCGCATTGGCGCGAACATGGTCTGGGACGCCGAGAGCAGCGGCAAGCTCAAACCGGGCATGACCATTGTCGAGCCCACCTCGGGCAACACCGGCATCGGCCTGGCCTTCGTCGCCGCCGCCCGCGGCTACAAGCTGATGCTGACCATGCCCGCTTCGATGAGCCTGGAGCGCCGCAAGGTGCTGAAGGCACTGGGCGCCGAACTGGTATTGACCGATCCGGCCAAGGGCATGAAGGGCGCGATCGAGAAGGCCAACGAAATCGTCGCCTCCGACCCGGAGCAGTACTTCCTGCCGGGCCAGTTCGAAAACCCGGCCAACCCGGCCATTCACGAGAAAACCACCGGTCCTGAGATCTGGAACGACACGGACGGCGCCATCGACGTGCTGGTGGCAGGCGTGGGCACTGGCGGGACCATCACCGGCGTGTCGCGCTACATCAAACATACCCAGGGCAAGGCCATCCTGTCGGTGGCAGTGGAACCCGTGGCATCGCCACTGATCAGCCAGACCCTGGCCGGCGAAGAACTCAAGCCAAGCCCGCACAAAATCCAGGGCATCGGCGCCGGTTTCGTGCCGAAAAACCTCGACCTGTCGATTGTCGACCAAGTGGAGACGGTGACCGACGAAGAGTCCAAGGCCATGGCGATTCGCCTGATGCAGGAAGAGGGCATCCTTTGTGGTATTTCCTGCGGTGCGGCAATGGCGGCAGCGGTGCGTCTGGCCGAAAAACCGGAAATGCAGGGTAAGACCATCGTCGTAATCCTGCCCGATTCGGGCGAGCGATACTTGTCGAGCATGCTGTTCAGCGACATGTTCAGCGAGCAGGAAACCCAGCAGTAA
- a CDS encoding DUF748 domain-containing protein, with product MKARYRWPLVGLASLIVLLVALHLALPYLVRDYLNDKLADMGDYRGQVADVDLAWWRGAYQINGLKIVKTTGKVPVPFLDAPLIDLSVSWHSLWYDKAVVAEVTFVHPELNFVDGGSKQASQTGQGTDWRQQLEKLLPITLNEVRIDNGVLTFRNFNSKPPVDLKATRLNASIRNLTNVRDQQGRRDASFEGTALIAGDAKVESRATFDPFSDFDDFEFRLRATGIELRKLNDFASAYGKFDFNAGHGDVVIEAQAENGRLNGYIKPLLRDVDVFDWQQDVEEKDKGFFRSVWEALVGATETVLKNQPKNQFATRVELSGSVRQQDISAFEAFLQILRNGFVQAFNARYEQPAPKSD from the coding sequence ATGAAAGCCCGCTATCGCTGGCCGCTGGTCGGCCTGGCCAGCCTGATCGTGCTGCTGGTGGCGCTGCACCTGGCCCTGCCCTACCTGGTGCGCGACTACCTCAACGACAAGCTGGCCGACATGGGTGACTACCGCGGCCAGGTAGCCGATGTGGACCTGGCCTGGTGGCGCGGTGCCTATCAGATAAACGGGCTGAAAATCGTCAAGACCACCGGCAAGGTGCCCGTACCGTTTCTCGACGCCCCACTGATCGACCTCTCGGTGAGCTGGCATTCGTTGTGGTACGACAAGGCAGTGGTGGCGGAGGTGACCTTCGTGCACCCCGAGCTGAACTTTGTCGACGGTGGTAGCAAACAGGCGTCGCAGACCGGCCAAGGTACTGACTGGCGCCAGCAGCTGGAAAAACTCCTGCCCATCACCCTCAACGAAGTGCGTATCGACAATGGCGTGCTGACGTTCCGCAACTTCAATTCCAAGCCACCGGTCGACCTCAAGGCCACCCGGTTGAACGCCAGCATCCGCAACTTGACCAACGTGCGCGACCAGCAAGGCCGTCGCGATGCAAGTTTCGAAGGGACGGCGCTCATCGCGGGGGATGCGAAGGTAGAAAGCCGTGCCACCTTCGACCCTTTCAGTGATTTCGACGACTTCGAATTCAGGCTTCGCGCCACCGGCATCGAGCTGCGCAAACTGAATGACTTTGCCAGCGCCTACGGCAAATTCGACTTCAATGCCGGGCACGGTGACGTGGTCATCGAGGCCCAGGCAGAAAACGGCCGGCTGAACGGCTATATAAAACCGCTGCTGCGCGATGTCGACGTGTTCGACTGGCAACAGGACGTCGAGGAAAAGGACAAGGGCTTCTTCCGCTCGGTGTGGGAGGCCCTGGTGGGTGCGACGGAGACGGTGCTGAAGAACCAGCCGAAAAACCAGTTCGCCACCCGGGTGGAACTCAGCGGCAGTGTGCGCCAACAGGATATCAGTGCCTTCGAAGCGTTCTTGCAGATCCTGCGCAATGGGTTTGTCCAGGCATTCAATGCGCGCTATGAGCAACCAGCGCCGAAGTCTGACTGA
- a CDS encoding aspartyl/asparaginyl beta-hydroxylase domain-containing protein, translating to MTFSFAAKAGVLLVFFGSVLFVHLRGKARLPVLRQFVNHSALFAPYNALMYLFSGVPSKPYLDRQRFPELDVLKDNWQEIREEAMRLFDEGYIRAAEKDNDAGFGSFFKKGWKRFYLKWYDKPLPSAQTLCPRTVELVSRIPNVKGAMFALLPGGSHLNPHRDPFAGSLRYHLGLSTPNSDACRIYVDGEQYAWRDGEDVMFDETYVHWVKNETDVTRVILFCDIERPLSSPLMTRINRKVSAFLGRATAPQNTDDERVGGINQAYAWSKRFSNRISSHVKQFKRANPKAYRVLRPVLAVVVAYLLYRWLF from the coding sequence ATGACCTTTTCCTTTGCAGCCAAGGCGGGTGTCTTGCTGGTGTTTTTCGGCAGCGTGCTGTTCGTGCACTTGCGCGGCAAGGCCCGCCTGCCGGTGTTGCGCCAGTTCGTCAACCATTCGGCGCTGTTCGCCCCCTACAACGCGTTGATGTACCTGTTCTCCGGCGTGCCGTCCAAGCCTTACCTGGATCGCCAGCGCTTCCCCGAGCTGGACGTGTTGAAGGACAACTGGCAGGAAATCCGCGAAGAGGCCATGCGTCTGTTCGACGAAGGCTATATCCGTGCCGCTGAGAAAGATAACGACGCCGGCTTCGGTTCGTTCTTCAAGAAGGGCTGGAAGCGCTTTTACCTGAAGTGGTACGACAAACCGCTGCCTTCGGCGCAAACCCTGTGCCCGCGCACTGTCGAACTGGTCAGCCGCATCCCCAATGTCAAGGGCGCAATGTTTGCCCTGCTGCCCGGCGGCAGCCACCTGAACCCGCACCGCGACCCGTTCGCAGGTTCGCTGCGTTATCACCTGGGGCTGTCCACGCCCAACTCCGACGCATGCCGCATCTACGTGGACGGTGAGCAGTACGCCTGGCGTGATGGCGAAGACGTGATGTTCGACGAAACCTACGTGCACTGGGTCAAGAACGAAACCGACGTTACCCGCGTGATCCTGTTCTGCGACATCGAGCGCCCGCTGAGTAGCCCGCTGATGACGCGCATCAACCGTAAGGTCAGTGCCTTCCTCGGCCGCGCCACCGCGCCGCAGAACACCGACGACGAGCGCGTGGGCGGGATCAACCAGGCGTACGCCTGGAGCAAGCGCTTCAGCAACAGGATCAGCAGCCATGTGAAGCAGTTCAAACGTGCCAACCCCAAGGCTTACCGCGTGCTGCGGCCGGTACTGGCGGTGGTGGTGGCGTATCTGTTGTATCGCTGGTTGTTCTGA
- the pxpB gene encoding 5-oxoprolinase subunit PxpB, translated as MKPRIEVVAIDSLMVRLFDRIDEVNMPWMLAASRRLSAAFGEHLLDLVPSYTTLMVQSALAPGEARARIAQALDGLQPDTGSGGRRHEIPVWYDASVGPELPVLAARSGLSEAEIVRLHGERDYPVFALGFAPGFGFMGLVDERLASPRLSTPRKRVAAGSVGIAERQTAAYPAVSPGGWNLIGRTPVRLFDREREGYSLLQPGDRVRFVPVSRSEFLAMGGDVEAQG; from the coding sequence ATGAAGCCGCGAATCGAAGTGGTCGCCATCGACAGCCTGATGGTACGCCTGTTCGACCGTATCGATGAGGTCAACATGCCATGGATGCTCGCCGCCAGCCGGCGCTTGAGCGCGGCGTTCGGCGAGCATTTGCTGGACCTGGTGCCGTCTTATACTACGCTGATGGTGCAGTCTGCCCTGGCGCCAGGCGAGGCCAGGGCGCGAATCGCTCAGGCGCTGGACGGCTTGCAGCCTGACACAGGCAGTGGCGGCCGCCGACACGAGATCCCGGTGTGGTACGACGCCAGTGTCGGCCCCGAGCTGCCTGTGCTGGCAGCCCGCAGCGGCTTGAGTGAAGCGGAGATTGTTCGCTTGCACGGTGAACGCGATTACCCGGTGTTTGCCCTGGGCTTCGCACCGGGTTTCGGCTTCATGGGCCTGGTCGACGAGCGCCTGGCCAGCCCTCGTCTGAGTACCCCACGCAAGCGCGTGGCGGCGGGCAGCGTGGGTATTGCCGAGCGCCAGACGGCGGCCTACCCGGCAGTATCGCCGGGTGGCTGGAACCTGATCGGGCGCACCCCGGTGCGGTTGTTCGACCGTGAGCGTGAGGGTTACAGCCTCTTGCAACCCGGTGACCGGGTGCGCTTCGTGCCGGTTTCGCGCAGCGAATTCCTGGCCATGGGTGGTGATGTGGAGGCGCAGGGATGA
- a CDS encoding biotin-dependent carboxyltransferase family protein translates to MKQLMIEASTPLCQLQDAGRFGVRHLGVTQGGALDWVAMHWANWLLGNPLGAPVVEVALGGFCVVAEQDCVLALAGADLDACVDDQPLAPWRSFALAKGQRLTLKQPKVGVRAYLAAPGGFLGEDVLGSCATVVREALGGIDGQGAALAKHQALAFTGSNAPLREVPQALCPQFAQKPVLDLVMGAQIGEFSGTSLFEAFNREWTLDSRADRMGIRLLGPQLVYQGAPMISEGIPLGAVQVPPDGQPIVLLNDRQTIGGYPRLGALTPLALAQLAQCMPGTVVRFRAVVQDEAWREQQLYLGRWS, encoded by the coding sequence ATGAAGCAGTTGATGATCGAGGCCAGTACGCCGTTGTGCCAGTTACAGGATGCCGGGCGCTTTGGCGTGCGCCACCTTGGCGTGACCCAGGGCGGGGCGCTGGACTGGGTGGCGATGCACTGGGCCAACTGGCTGCTGGGCAACCCGTTGGGGGCGCCGGTGGTCGAGGTGGCGCTGGGTGGTTTTTGCGTGGTGGCCGAACAGGATTGCGTGCTGGCCCTGGCCGGTGCCGACCTGGATGCGTGTGTCGATGATCAGCCCTTGGCGCCATGGCGCAGCTTTGCCCTGGCCAAGGGGCAGCGCTTGACCCTGAAGCAGCCCAAAGTGGGTGTGCGGGCGTATCTGGCGGCACCGGGTGGGTTTCTGGGCGAGGATGTGCTGGGCAGTTGTGCCACTGTGGTACGTGAAGCACTGGGTGGCATCGATGGCCAGGGTGCTGCGCTGGCTAAACACCAGGCATTGGCTTTTACCGGTAGCAATGCCCCCCTGCGCGAAGTGCCGCAAGCGTTGTGCCCGCAGTTCGCCCAAAAGCCGGTGCTGGACCTGGTGATGGGCGCGCAGATCGGTGAATTCAGCGGTACCAGCTTGTTCGAGGCATTCAACCGGGAGTGGACGCTGGATAGCCGGGCCGACCGCATGGGCATCCGGTTGTTGGGGCCGCAGCTGGTGTACCAAGGGGCGCCGATGATCTCCGAAGGGATCCCGCTGGGGGCGGTACAGGTGCCGCCAGACGGGCAGCCGATCGTGTTGCTCAATGACCGGCAAACCATTGGTGGGTACCCGCGGCTGGGCGCGCTGACGCCGCTGGCGCTGGCGCAACTGGCGCAGTGCATGCCGGGGACGGTGGTGCGGTTCAGGGCGGTGGTGCAGGACGAGGCCTGGCGAGAGCAGCAGCTTTACCTGGGGCGTTGGTCGTAA
- a CDS encoding vWA domain-containing protein: MLLNLFNEMRAAKVPVSVRELLDLHQALQKRVVFADMDEFYYLARAILVKDERHFDKFDRAFAAYFKGLENLDRHIEALIPEDWLRKEFERSLTDEERAQIQSLGGLDKLIEAFKQRLEEQKERHAGGNKWIGTGGTSPFGSGGFNPEGIRVGEAGKRQGKAVKVWDQREYKNLDDQVELGTRNIKLALRRLRKFAREGAAEELDIDGTIDHTARDAGLLNIQMRPERRNTVKLLLLFDIGGSMDAHVKVCEELFSACKTEFKHLEYYYFHNCVYESVWKNNLRRTSERFSTFDLLHKYGDDYKVVFVGDAAMAPYEITQPGGSVEHWNEEAGYVWIQRFMEKFRKVIWINPYPKQAWEYTASTHLVRDLIEDKMYPLTLQGLEDGMRYLSK, translated from the coding sequence ATGCTGCTCAATCTGTTCAATGAGATGCGTGCGGCCAAGGTGCCGGTTTCGGTGCGTGAACTGCTCGACCTGCACCAGGCCTTGCAAAAGCGCGTGGTGTTCGCCGACATGGACGAGTTCTACTACCTCGCCCGCGCCATCCTGGTGAAGGATGAACGCCACTTCGACAAGTTCGACCGTGCCTTCGCAGCCTATTTCAAGGGCCTGGAAAACCTCGACCGGCATATCGAGGCGCTAATCCCCGAAGACTGGCTGCGCAAGGAATTCGAGCGCTCGCTGACCGATGAAGAACGCGCGCAGATCCAGTCGCTGGGCGGCCTGGACAAGCTTATCGAGGCATTCAAGCAGCGCCTCGAAGAGCAAAAGGAACGCCACGCTGGCGGCAACAAGTGGATTGGCACCGGCGGCACCAGCCCATTCGGCTCGGGTGGTTTCAACCCCGAGGGCATCCGCGTCGGTGAAGCCGGCAAGCGTCAGGGCAAGGCAGTAAAAGTCTGGGACCAACGCGAGTACAAGAACCTCGACGACCAGGTCGAGCTTGGCACCCGCAACATCAAGCTGGCCCTGCGCCGGCTACGCAAGTTCGCCCGCGAAGGCGCCGCCGAAGAGCTCGACATCGATGGCACCATCGACCACACCGCGCGTGATGCCGGGTTGTTGAACATCCAGATGCGCCCCGAGCGGCGCAACACCGTGAAGCTGCTGTTGCTGTTCGACATTGGCGGTTCGATGGACGCCCACGTCAAAGTCTGCGAAGAGCTGTTCTCGGCCTGCAAGACCGAGTTCAAGCACCTGGAGTATTACTACTTCCACAATTGCGTTTATGAGTCGGTGTGGAAGAACAACCTGCGCCGCACGTCCGAACGTTTTTCCACCTTCGACCTGCTGCACAAGTACGGCGATGACTACAAGGTGGTGTTCGTCGGTGACGCGGCCATGGCGCCCTACGAGATCACCCAGCCCGGTGGCAGCGTGGAGCACTGGAACGAAGAAGCCGGGTATGTGTGGATCCAGCGTTTCATGGAAAAATTCAGGAAGGTCATCTGGATCAACCCGTACCCCAAGCAGGCCTGGGAGTACACCGCCTCGACCCATCTGGTGCGCGACCTGATCGAGGACAAGATGTATCCGCTGACCCTGCAAGGGTTGGAGGACGGGATGCGCTACCTGTCCAAGTGA
- a CDS encoding AAA family ATPase, which produces MKFEGTRDYVATDDLKLAVNAAITLERPLLVKGEPGTGKTMLAEQLAASFGARLITWHIKSTTKAHQGLYEYDAVSRLRDSQLGVDKVHDVRNYLKKGKLWEAFEADERVILLIDEIDKADIEFPNDLLQELDKMEFYVYEIDETIKAKQRPIIIITSNNEKELPDAFLRRCFFHYIAFPDRTTLQQIVDVHYPNISQSLVSEALDVFFDVRKVPGLKKKPSTSELVDWLKLLMADNIGEAVLRERDPTKAIPPLAGALVKNEQDVQLLERLAFMSRRGNR; this is translated from the coding sequence ATGAAGTTCGAAGGCACCCGCGACTACGTCGCCACAGATGACCTGAAACTGGCGGTAAACGCGGCCATTACCCTCGAACGCCCGCTGTTGGTCAAGGGCGAACCGGGCACCGGCAAAACCATGCTCGCCGAGCAGTTGGCGGCTTCGTTCGGGGCGCGCCTGATCACCTGGCACATCAAATCCACCACCAAGGCCCACCAGGGGCTGTACGAGTACGACGCGGTCAGCCGCCTGCGCGACTCGCAGCTGGGCGTGGACAAGGTGCACGATGTGCGCAACTACCTGAAAAAGGGCAAGCTCTGGGAGGCCTTCGAGGCCGACGAGCGGGTCATCCTGCTGATCGACGAAATCGACAAGGCCGATATCGAATTCCCCAACGACCTGCTGCAAGAACTCGACAAGATGGAGTTCTACGTCTACGAAATCGACGAGACCATCAAGGCCAAACAGCGTCCGATCATCATCATTACCTCGAACAACGAAAAAGAGCTGCCGGACGCTTTCCTGCGCCGCTGCTTCTTCCACTACATCGCCTTCCCCGACCGCACTACCCTGCAGCAGATTGTCGACGTGCACTACCCGAACATCAGCCAGTCGCTGGTCAGCGAGGCGCTGGATGTGTTCTTCGACGTGCGCAAGGTGCCGGGCCTGAAGAAAAAGCCGTCCACCTCCGAGCTGGTCGACTGGCTCAAGCTGCTGATGGCCGACAACATCGGTGAAGCGGTGCTGCGCGAACGCGACCCGACCAAGGCCATCCCGCCGCTGGCCGGTGCGCTGGTAAAAAACGAGCAGGATGTACAACTGCTCGAGCGCCTGGCCTTCATGAGCCGGCGCGGCAACCGCTGA